Proteins from one Diprion similis isolate iyDipSimi1 chromosome 3, iyDipSimi1.1, whole genome shotgun sequence genomic window:
- the LOC124404042 gene encoding protein crumbs-like, whose protein sequence is MMKIYKVFALVVLVLVIIGISFACELDQMHQGCRIVKAQCSCGYGCKAEYRYNNAEDCRLALRGRRNDKCYRRPCKHGGSCLQISQHPGFKCQCEGTGYFGALCDKACPGPQNLLTRGPFPYECVVI, encoded by the exons ATGATGAAAATCTATAAAGTATTCGCTCTCGTGGTTCTAGTTCTCGTCATTATAG GAATATCATTCGCTTGCGAATTGGACCAAATGCATCAGGGATGTCGAATTGTGAAAGCACAATGTAGCTGCGGGTACGGTTGCAAAGCCGAATATAGGTACAACAATGCTGAGGACTGCAGACTTGCATTACGAG GCCGCCGAAATGATAAATGTTATCGAAGACCTTGCAAGCACGGAGGTTCGTGCCTTCAAATATCACAACACCCGGGCTTCAAATGCCAGTGTGAAGGCACCGGGTACTTTGGTGCTCTTTGTGATAAGG CTTGCCCAGGACCACAAAACTTGCTCACCCGCGGACCTTTTCCGTACGAGTGTGTTgtgatttaa
- the LOC124404033 gene encoding cold shock domain-containing protein E1 has product MSNNPQWKTFQPPIMNSDPAILDYKSMTIPSPKVVGGPHQSGGGYRNGTSYSGDHFMGSPPSCGKNSSSYVNYPSSQTSPRNGTTRFPIGTFTGMEGGIGYTGEPATNNSSYQDQSNNQGTRETGIIEKLLHSYGFIQCCERQARLFFHFSQFSGNIEHLKIGDPVEFEMTYDRRTGKPIASTVSKIAPEVVLSEERVTGNVTTELHSSGDSQGRISYENRGECFFLPYTKDDVEGNVTLRAGDKVSFQIATNQRGNLGACHVRLENPAHPVRYRGVVCSMKESFGFIERADVVKEIFFHFSEAKSMKDELRLGDDVEFIIQTRNGKEVACNITKLPPGSIVFEEVGNEVVKGQVLKPLERGTAARHQNDPLPGRIRYRAPDHSEVEVPFGDKDQKGDFTLRHGDWVQFRIATDTRDQLKRATEISLLPESFSVSGERREQGIIAALKEGFGFIRCVDRDAKLFFHFNEVLDVDREISVNDEVEFTVIQDPSSSFSNSRQSAIRLKHLPSGSVQFESVIETTVPGSIVQDTNGIEPGLIGYLKDGQQKNIIFFTKDCDPKSIPRLGDKVTFNICQVKRNKELVAVDISLTSPNEKTQNGTKKSNGSIIQGFIAALKDGFGFIETVNHEREIFFHFSNFDGEANTLELGADVECTIGTGNGRGTGGCAAAEFVRLVPRGTIPRPVCTGEVLDGTVVRPLRSANPDQVEYAGLIKINPTTEDEETPEYEFGIMGLVNKRELLQSGDPVQLQVDAAGHACNIVAVRKKRRATVDAVKGPFGFLAYEVDEGKKLFFHMSEVRDHATLQPGDQVEFVLVTNQRTGKSSACNVTRLSDVVQQRPERLISRLRTISLEDTGPKLTVVRQPRGPDGTRGFGQERPAHIPGAIQE; this is encoded by the exons ATGTCCAATAATCCTCAGTGGAAAACGTTCCAGCCGCCAATCATGAACTCCGACCCAGCAATACTTGACTACAAGTCCATGACCATCCCAAGTCCCAAGGTTGTAGGCGGGCCGCACCAATCAGGCGGCGGGTACCGCAATGGCACTAGTTACAGTGGAGATCACTTCATGGGTTCACCTCCTAgctgtggaaaaaattcgtcaagttATGTAAATTATCCTAGTTCACAGACATCACCACGTAACGGCACAACCAGATTTCCAATTGGCACGTTCACTGGTATGGAAGGAGGCATTGGTTATACAGGAGAACCTGCGACCAATAATTCGTCTTACCAAGATCAATCCAACAACCAAGGCACCCGTGAGACTGgaataatcgaaaaattattg CATTCTTACGGATTTATACAGTGCTGTGAGCGGCAAGCCAgactgttttttcattttagccAATTCAGTGGTAATATAGAGCATCTAAAAATTGGAGATCCcgttgaatttgaaatgacATATGATCGACGAACAGGAAAACCTATTGCTAGTACCGTGAGCAAGATTGCTCCGGAAGTG GTATTGAGTGAAGAGAGGGTTACTGGCAACGTAACAACAGAGCTTCACAGTAGCGGCGATTCGCAGGGACGAATTAGCTATGAAAATCGAGGCGAGTGTTTCTTCCTGCCTTATACCAAAGATGATGTAGAAGGAAACGTCACTCTGCGTGCCGGTGACAAAGTGTCTTTTCAAATTGCTACTAATCAACG AGGTAACTTGGGCGCTTGTCATGTCAGACTTGAAAATCCAGCCCATCCTGTCCGTTACCGCGGAGTAGTTTGTTCAATGAAAGAAAGTTTTGGCTTCATTGAACGAGCCGACGTTGTAAAAGAGATTTTCTTCCACTTTAGTGAGGCCAAATCAATGAAAGATGAGTTAAGACTGGGAGATGATgttgaatttataatacaaaCGCGAAAT ggCAAAGAAGTCGCATGCAATATTACTAAATTACCACCAGGATCCATTGTCTTTGAAGAAGTCGGTAATGAAGTTGTAAAAGGACAAGTATTGAAGCCTTTGGAGAGAGGTACAGCTGCACGTCATCAGAACGATCCATTGCCTGGCCGAATCAGATATAGAGCTCCAGACCATTCTGAAGTGGAAGTGCCCTTTGGGGATAAGGATCAAAAGGGCGATTTTACATTGAG ACATGGTGATTGGGTTCAGTTTCGCATTGCAACTGATACCAGAGACCAACTGAAAAGAGCAACAGAAATCTCTTTGCTTCCTGAGTCCTTTTCTGTGTCAGGAGAACGCCGTGAACAAGGCATCATTGCTGCACTAAAAGAGGGTTTTGGATTTATACGTTGTGTTGACCGAGATGCAAaacttttcttccatttcaACGAAGTTCTGGATGTAGATAGAGAAATCAGTGTGAatgacgaagtcgaattcacAGTTATACAA GATCCATCGTCATCATTCTCCAATTCTCGACAGAGCGCAATTAGATTGAAACATCTGCCATCAGGTAGTGTTCAATTTGAAAGTGTTATAGAAACAACTGTACCAGGTAGTATAGTTCAAGATACTAATGGCATTGAACCTGGCCTTATTGGTTATTTAAAAGATGGCCAACAAAAGAATATTATCTTTTTCACAAAAGACTGTGACCCAAAAAGTATTCCAAGGCTTGGTGACAAG GTCACATTCAACATTTGCCAAGTAAAGCGAAATAAAGAGCTTGTCGCCGTAGACATATCATTAACAAGTCCGAACGAAAAAACTCAGAATGGAACTAAAAAATCAAATGGCTCGATTATCCAAGGTTTTATTGCAGCCCTCAAGGATGGATTTGGCTTCATTGAGACTGTGAATCACGAaagggaaatattttttcacttcag TAATTTTGACGGTGAAGCTAATACTTTGGAGTTGGGAGCTGACGTTGAATGTACTATTGGCACTGGAAACGGCCGGGGTACAGGTGGTTGTGCAGCTGCAGAATTTGTACGTTTGGTGCCTCGTGGAACAATCCCTAGGCCAGTATGTACCGGGGAAGTACTAGATGGTACAGTTGTTCGACCTCTAAGAAGCGCAAATCCTGACCAAGTTGAATATGCTGGGTTAATCAAAATAAATCCCACTACTGAAGACGAAGAGACACCGGAATATGAATTTGGAATCATGGGTCTTGTGAATAAACGTGAGCTGTTACAATCCGGTGATCCGGTTCAATTACAGGTAGATGCAGCAGGGCATGCTTGCAATATTGTAGCTGTACGCAAAAAACGAAGAGCAACAGTTGATGCAGTTAAAGGTCCGTTTGGATTTCTCGCATACGAAGTtgatgagggaaaaaaattgtttttccatATGAGCGAAGTTAGGGATCATGCTACTCTTCAACCTGGTGACCAGGTTGAATTTGTTTTGGTCACAAATCAGCGAACCGGAAAATCATCGGCATGCAACGTAACCCGTTTAAG CGACGTGGTCCAACAGCGGCCTGAACGGCTGATAAGCCGTCTTCGTACCATTTCATTGGAAGATACAGGCCCAAAATTAACAGTTGTCAGACAACCACGAGGGCCGGATGGGACTCGAGGATTTGGCCAGGAGAGACCTGCCCACATTCCTGGCGCTATTCAAGAGTAA
- the LOC124404036 gene encoding suppressor APC domain-containing protein 2 isoform X1 produces MAQIQSANLDGLPKGFVSAMRTLFDIMDDERSGFVKFADIQERWQDDGTQGLPKGVLESLKKVTPANGLLSFERFCTGLKICLLQIKSEAEANKLEVPQNRPPSAPALIVDGQNKVPWTSSNTATIRPNNAIAQQRTLSMPQLLGGRKESNVALETVDNRTVLEQKITKPYGPPKPPRTGAGLEGRASLGVNFERNIDKSEIRTALQNWQMGLMMGDEKSLEKRQVSAMSYQADPRSLVRTARVLGDGKAVDTQNNQINVQQKKSLGRRREPRRHTLQNGIDYNMMKRMKQIEQEKDVLLQGLTAVDKTREWYLKQISATQEKIKHVGRVGSHVEQWTEAQQERLELQRARVLEVNRHLAALISSWERGGLPLHMNLAVISHPTTAQLHQDIVSRLKQQNHRLTEEVNKKSQRIAILEQEKDNLMREVYNRQSGMGQPRRSTMIHEPHDQTFII; encoded by the exons ATGGCTCAAATACAGTCTGCAAACCTAGATGGATTGCCAAAAGGCTTCGTCTCTGCAATGAGAACCTTATTTGACATAATGGACGATGAGCGTAGTGGATTTGTTAAATTTGCTGATATCCAAGAGAGGTGGCAAGATGATGGTACGCAGGGCTTGCCCAAAGGTGTATTAGAAAGTCTGAAGAAAGTTACACCAGCCAATGGTCTTTTATCTTTTGAACGGTTTTGCACTGGCCTTAAAATTTGTTTGCTACAAATTAAATCTGAAGCAGAAGCCAACAAGTTAGAAGTACCACAAAACAGACCACCATCTGCTCCTGCCTTAATCGTTGATGGGCAAAACAAAGTACCTTGGACCTCCTCAAATACAGCCACAATTCGTCCCAATAATGCGATCGCCCAGCAGCGAACGCTTAGTATGCCACAACTTCTGGGAGGTCGTAAAGAAAGTAATGTTGCATTGGAAACAGTTGACAACAGAACTGTActggaacaaaaaataacaaagcCTTACGGACCACCAAAACCTCCAAGGACAGGAGCTGGATTAGAAGGAAGAGCCTCATTGGGTGTAAACTTTGAAAGAAACATTGACAAATCTGAGATTCGGACTGCATTGCAAAATTGGCAGATGGGTTTAATGATGGGAGAtgaaaaatcacttgaaaagAGACAAGTCAGTGCAATGAGTTATCAAGCGGATCCGAGAAGTCTTGTAAGAACGGCGCGAGTTTTGGGTGATGGAAAGGCTGTAGATACACAAAATAATCAGATCAATGTTCAACAGAAAAAATCATTGGGGCGGCGCCGTGAGCCTAGACGACATACGTTGCAGAACGGTATTGATTATAATATG ATGAAACGGATGAAACAGATCGAACAAGAAAAAGATGTGCTGCTGCAGGGTCTGACTGCTGTTGACAAAACCCGTGAATGGTACCTCAAACAAATTTCTGCAACTcaagagaaaattaaacacGTGGGTCGTGTGGGTTCACATGTG gAACAATGGACTGAAGCTCAGCAGGAAAGGTTGGAACTGCAACGAGCAAGAGTACTTGAAGTTAACCGGCATCTCGCAGCATTAATAAGTAGTTGGGAACGTGGCGGTTTGCCACTTCATATGAATTTAGCTGTTATCAGCCATCCTACCACGGCGCAATTGCATCAAGATATAGTATCCAGACTTAAACAACAAAACCATAGATTAACGGAG GAAGTAAATAAGAAAAGTCAACGTATCGCCATActagaacaagaaaaagataatttaATGCGTGAAGTTTACAACCGGCAGTCAGGAATGGGTCAACCTCGAAGATCGACTATGATCCACGAGCCACACGATCAGACATTCAT catttaG
- the LOC124404036 gene encoding suppressor APC domain-containing protein 2 isoform X2 codes for MAQIQSANLDGLPKGFVSAMRTLFDIMDDERSGFVKFADIQERWQDDGTQGLPKGVLESLKKVTPANGLLSFERFCTGLKICLLQIKSEAEANKLEVPQNRPPSAPALIVDGQNKVPWTSSNTATIRPNNAIAQQRTLSMPQLLGGRKESNVALETVDNRTVLEQKITKPYGPPKPPRTGAGLEGRASLGVNFERNIDKSEIRTALQNWQMGLMMGDEKSLEKRQVSAMSYQADPRSLVRTARVLGDGKAVDTQNNQINVQQKKSLGRRREPRRHTLQNGIDYNMMKRMKQIEQEKDVLLQGLTAVDKTREWYLKQISATQEKIKHVGRVGSHVEQWTEAQQERLELQRARVLEVNRHLAALISSWERGGLPLHMNLAVISHPTTAQLHQDIVSRLKQQNHRLTEEVNKKSQRIAILEQEKDNLMREVYNRQSGMGQPRRSTMIHEPHDQTFM; via the exons ATGGCTCAAATACAGTCTGCAAACCTAGATGGATTGCCAAAAGGCTTCGTCTCTGCAATGAGAACCTTATTTGACATAATGGACGATGAGCGTAGTGGATTTGTTAAATTTGCTGATATCCAAGAGAGGTGGCAAGATGATGGTACGCAGGGCTTGCCCAAAGGTGTATTAGAAAGTCTGAAGAAAGTTACACCAGCCAATGGTCTTTTATCTTTTGAACGGTTTTGCACTGGCCTTAAAATTTGTTTGCTACAAATTAAATCTGAAGCAGAAGCCAACAAGTTAGAAGTACCACAAAACAGACCACCATCTGCTCCTGCCTTAATCGTTGATGGGCAAAACAAAGTACCTTGGACCTCCTCAAATACAGCCACAATTCGTCCCAATAATGCGATCGCCCAGCAGCGAACGCTTAGTATGCCACAACTTCTGGGAGGTCGTAAAGAAAGTAATGTTGCATTGGAAACAGTTGACAACAGAACTGTActggaacaaaaaataacaaagcCTTACGGACCACCAAAACCTCCAAGGACAGGAGCTGGATTAGAAGGAAGAGCCTCATTGGGTGTAAACTTTGAAAGAAACATTGACAAATCTGAGATTCGGACTGCATTGCAAAATTGGCAGATGGGTTTAATGATGGGAGAtgaaaaatcacttgaaaagAGACAAGTCAGTGCAATGAGTTATCAAGCGGATCCGAGAAGTCTTGTAAGAACGGCGCGAGTTTTGGGTGATGGAAAGGCTGTAGATACACAAAATAATCAGATCAATGTTCAACAGAAAAAATCATTGGGGCGGCGCCGTGAGCCTAGACGACATACGTTGCAGAACGGTATTGATTATAATATG ATGAAACGGATGAAACAGATCGAACAAGAAAAAGATGTGCTGCTGCAGGGTCTGACTGCTGTTGACAAAACCCGTGAATGGTACCTCAAACAAATTTCTGCAACTcaagagaaaattaaacacGTGGGTCGTGTGGGTTCACATGTG gAACAATGGACTGAAGCTCAGCAGGAAAGGTTGGAACTGCAACGAGCAAGAGTACTTGAAGTTAACCGGCATCTCGCAGCATTAATAAGTAGTTGGGAACGTGGCGGTTTGCCACTTCATATGAATTTAGCTGTTATCAGCCATCCTACCACGGCGCAATTGCATCAAGATATAGTATCCAGACTTAAACAACAAAACCATAGATTAACGGAG GAAGTAAATAAGAAAAGTCAACGTATCGCCATActagaacaagaaaaagataatttaATGCGTGAAGTTTACAACCGGCAGTCAGGAATGGGTCAACCTCGAAGATCGACTATGATCCACGAGCCACACGATCAGACATTCATGTAA
- the LOC124404036 gene encoding suppressor APC domain-containing protein 2 isoform X3, producing MAQIQSANLDGLPKGFVSAMRTLFDIMDDERSGFVKFADIQERWQDDGTQGLPKGVLESLKKVTPANGLLSFERFCTGLKICLLQIKSEAEANKLEVPQNRPPSAPALIVDGQNKVPWTSSNTATIRPNNAIAQQRTLSMPQLLGGRKESNVALETVDNRTVLEQKITKPYGPPKPPRTGAGLEGRASLGVNFERNIDKSEIRTALQNWQMGLMMGDEKSLEKRQVSAMSYQADPRSLKKSLGRRREPRRHTLQNGIDYNMMKRMKQIEQEKDVLLQGLTAVDKTREWYLKQISATQEKIKHVGRVGSHVEQWTEAQQERLELQRARVLEVNRHLAALISSWERGGLPLHMNLAVISHPTTAQLHQDIVSRLKQQNHRLTEEVNKKSQRIAILEQEKDNLMREVYNRQSGMGQPRRSTMIHEPHDQTFII from the exons ATGGCTCAAATACAGTCTGCAAACCTAGATGGATTGCCAAAAGGCTTCGTCTCTGCAATGAGAACCTTATTTGACATAATGGACGATGAGCGTAGTGGATTTGTTAAATTTGCTGATATCCAAGAGAGGTGGCAAGATGATGGTACGCAGGGCTTGCCCAAAGGTGTATTAGAAAGTCTGAAGAAAGTTACACCAGCCAATGGTCTTTTATCTTTTGAACGGTTTTGCACTGGCCTTAAAATTTGTTTGCTACAAATTAAATCTGAAGCAGAAGCCAACAAGTTAGAAGTACCACAAAACAGACCACCATCTGCTCCTGCCTTAATCGTTGATGGGCAAAACAAAGTACCTTGGACCTCCTCAAATACAGCCACAATTCGTCCCAATAATGCGATCGCCCAGCAGCGAACGCTTAGTATGCCACAACTTCTGGGAGGTCGTAAAGAAAGTAATGTTGCATTGGAAACAGTTGACAACAGAACTGTActggaacaaaaaataacaaagcCTTACGGACCACCAAAACCTCCAAGGACAGGAGCTGGATTAGAAGGAAGAGCCTCATTGGGTGTAAACTTTGAAAGAAACATTGACAAATCTGAGATTCGGACTGCATTGCAAAATTGGCAGATGGGTTTAATGATGGGAGAtgaaaaatcacttgaaaagAGACAAGTCAGTGCAATGAGTTATCAAGCGGATCCGAGAAGTCTT AAAAAATCATTGGGGCGGCGCCGTGAGCCTAGACGACATACGTTGCAGAACGGTATTGATTATAATATG ATGAAACGGATGAAACAGATCGAACAAGAAAAAGATGTGCTGCTGCAGGGTCTGACTGCTGTTGACAAAACCCGTGAATGGTACCTCAAACAAATTTCTGCAACTcaagagaaaattaaacacGTGGGTCGTGTGGGTTCACATGTG gAACAATGGACTGAAGCTCAGCAGGAAAGGTTGGAACTGCAACGAGCAAGAGTACTTGAAGTTAACCGGCATCTCGCAGCATTAATAAGTAGTTGGGAACGTGGCGGTTTGCCACTTCATATGAATTTAGCTGTTATCAGCCATCCTACCACGGCGCAATTGCATCAAGATATAGTATCCAGACTTAAACAACAAAACCATAGATTAACGGAG GAAGTAAATAAGAAAAGTCAACGTATCGCCATActagaacaagaaaaagataatttaATGCGTGAAGTTTACAACCGGCAGTCAGGAATGGGTCAACCTCGAAGATCGACTATGATCCACGAGCCACACGATCAGACATTCAT catttaG